Proteins encoded together in one Vitis vinifera cultivar Pinot Noir 40024 chromosome 4, ASM3070453v1 window:
- the LOC100250664 gene encoding protein SHI RELATED SEQUENCE 1, with protein MAGFFPLGGGRGSNQDSNPPNEIPPESCFFYRNEDISYKGFELWQHQPQEQLHQRHQHHPQDLYSSGPSLGVGSSRSSINLSDDSSRSAFLMMRQAAGGGGAGAGGGGGGGGMSCQDCGNQAKKDCIHMRCRTCCKSRGFQCPTHIKSTWVPAAKRRERQQHLTVIQQQQQQQQQQQHQQHQQQLQLRGENPKRQRENPSSSALACTRLPTHTSGLEIANFPSEVNSPAVFRCVRVSSIDETDDQYAYQTAVNIGGHVFKGILYDHGPEGHYGGGESSSAGGGGLQQLNLITGAAAAASTSTATAATTGSGSAGAAAAFLDPSLYPAPLNTFMAGTQFFPHPRP; from the exons ATGGCTGGGTTTTTCCCATTAGGTGGAGGGAGAGGAAGCAACCAAGACAGCAACCCACCAAACGAAATTCCTCCTGAAAGCTGTTTTTTTTACAGGAATGAAGACATCTCCTACAAGGGTTTCGAGCTATGGCAACATCAACCGCAAGAGCAACTCCATCAACGCCACCAACATCATCCACAAGACCTTTATTCATCTGGGCCTAGCTTAGGCGTGGGATCAAGTAGGAGCTCAATAAACTTGTCTGATGATTCTTCGAGATCGGCGTTTCTGATGATGAGACAAGCagctggaggaggaggagcaggagcaggaggaggaggaggaggaggaggaatgAGTTGCCAAGATTGTGGAAACCAAGCGAAGAAGGATTGCATTCACATGCGGTGCAGGACATGTTGTAAGAGCCGAGGGTTTCAGTGCCCAACCCATATCAAGAGCACTTGGGTTCCTGCTGCTAAAAGGCGAGAGAGGCAACAACATCTCACTGTCATTCAACAACAACAGCAGcaacagcagcagcaacaacacCAACAGCACCAACAACAACTGCAGCTCCGTGGAGAGAATCCCAAAAGGCAGAGAGAGAATCCAAGCTCTTCCGCTCTCGCCTGCACTCGTTTGCCCACCCACACGTCAG GGTTGGAAATAGCAAATTTTCCTTCAGAAGTGAACTCTCCCGCAGTGTTCCGCTGTGTTAGAGTTAGCTCCATTGACGAGACTGACGATCAGTACGCATACCAGACGGCTGTCAACATTGGAGGACATGTGTTCAAGGGAATTCTCTATGATCATGGTCCGGAAGGTCATTACGGTGGAGGCGAGAGTTCCTCCGCCGGTGGCGGAGGACTTCAGCAGCTTAATCTCATTACTGGTGCCGCAGCAGCCGCCAGTACCTCCACTGCCACAGCCGCCACCACTGGTAGTGGCAGTGCCGGTGCAGCCGCCGCATTTCTTGATCCTTCTTTATACCCAGCTCCCCttaacaccttcatggctggtACGCAATTCTTCCCACACCCAAGACCTTGA